From a single Hippoglossus stenolepis isolate QCI-W04-F060 chromosome 2, HSTE1.2, whole genome shotgun sequence genomic region:
- the LOC124854466 gene encoding arachidonate 12-lipoxygenase, 12R-type-like, with protein sequence MVKYEVTVFTTNCALAATTNNVYIKLVGTEGESNRSWLNGFKGSRALIKGEVAHFTVSCPKSLGTLFLIELDTQNFLLFQDSWYPSKVEVRSPERETYWFPVHCWITDREVHRFREGKAVIAFEETHTLAKYAREQELIGKKKDYCWEGLKEGLPHCIKGKSPLSLPPGVMFSFTKQTEFVWTAAIGEIELQLKGLEKRDEPWTDIDAIDRVFRCKTTEVSEYVQEQWQEDEFFASQYLNGVNPIMIRRCKVLPENFPVTNDMVFLHGQGSLTEEIERGNIFLCDYKRLDGVTPNTINGKKQYLMAPLVLFHKRQGKLMPIAIQLKQTPADDNPIFFPTDSAYDWMMAKIFVRSADFQEHQLNVHLLRTHLLAEVFAVSLLRNVPMVHPLYKLLVPHTRYTLQINILARLALISEKGVFTEFAASGGEAMFTIMKRSLSSMTYKSLCIPDDVDERGVRDIPNYYYKDDGLMLWDIIFKFVKEVLSYYYKTDDVVVKDSELQDWIQDIFEHGFLSQEQTGIPQKLSTVAELIKFVTMVIFTCSGQHSAVNSGQYDYGAWMPNTPISLQRRPPTTKGPKEDIMMQTLPDIGTTLKGMSTMWLLTKDSSDFVLLGQYPEQYFTEGFPRKQIKSFQRDLRLLSVVIKNRNETLSLPYTYLDPANFENSVAI encoded by the exons ATGGTCAAGTACGAAGTAACAGTTTTCACCACCAACTGCGCCTTAGCCGCCACCACTAACAATGTCTACATTAAGCTGGTGGGCACAGAAGGAGAGAGCAATCGCAGCTGGCTTAATGGCTTCAAAGGGTCTCGGGCCCTCATCAAAGGAGAA GTTGCACATTTCACTGTCAGCTGCCCCAAATCTCTTGGAACATTGTTCCTGATAGAGCTAGACACGCAGAATTTCCTATTGTTCCAAGACTCTTGGTACCCCTCTAAAGTGGAGGTGAGATCCCCTGAAAGAGAGACATACTGGTTTCCTGTCCACTGCTGGATCACTGACCGTGAGGTGCACCGCTTCAGAGAGGGAAAAG CTGTGATAGCCTTTGAAGAAACCCACACTCTTGCCAAGTATGCCAGGGAGCAGGAGCtcattggtaaaaaaaaagactactG CTGGGAAGGGTTGAAAGAAGGACTACCTCACTGCATTAAGGGGAAAagtcctctttctctgcctcctggGGTTATGTTCTCCTTCACAAAGCAGACAGAGTTTGTTTGGACTGCAGCAATTGG gGAGATTGAGCTGCAACTGAAAGGACTGGAAAAACGCGACGAGCCATGGACTGACATTGATGCGATTGATCGGGTGTTCCGCTGCAAGACGACTGAAGTATCCG AATATGTCCAGGAACAATGGCAGGAGGATGAATTCTTTGCCTCCCAGTATCTAAATGGTGTCAACCCCATAATGATCAGACGCTGCAAAGTACTGCCAGAAAACTTTCCAGTCACTAATGACATGGTCTTCCTCCATGGTCAGGGTAGCTTGACGGAAGAAATAGAG AGAGGCAACATATTCCTTTGTGACTACAAGCGTTTGGATGGAGTGACACCAAACACCATCAATGGGAAGAAGCAGTACTTGATGGCCCCCCTCGTCCTGTTCCACAAAAGACAGGGCAAGTTGATGCCAATTGCTATTCAG CTGAAGCAAACCCCCGCGGATGACAATCCAATCTTTTTTCCCACTGACTCTGCGTATGACTGGATGATGGCCAAGATCTTTGTGAGAAGTGCAGATTTCCAAGAACATCAACTCAACGTTCACCTGCTGCGCACTCACctgctggctgaagttttcgCAGTGTCACTTCTGCGCAATGTGCCCATGGTGCATCCACTGTACAAG CTCCTTGTACCTCACACTCGCTACACTCTGCAAATCAACATCTTGGCTCGACTTGCTCTAATTTCTGAGAAAGGAGTATTCACAGAG TTTGCAGCCTCTGGGGGAGAGGCCATGTTCACAATCATGAAGAGATCACTGTCCTCAATGACCTACAAGTCCCTCTGTATACCAGACGACGTTGATGAGCGTGGGGTTAGGGACATACCAAACTACTACTACAAGGATGATGGACTCATGCTCTGGGATATCATCTTCAA GTTTGTGAAGGAAGTACTCAGCTACTACTACAAGACTGACGACGTGGTTGTGAAggactctgagctgcaggactGGATTCAGGACATTTTTGAACATGGATTCCTTTCTCAAGAACAAACAG GAATTCCACAGAAACTTTCCACCGTGGCTGAGCTGATCAAGTTTGTCACCATGGTGATCTTCACCTGCTCAGGCCAGCACTCAGCTGTGAACAGTGGACAG TATGACTATGGTGCCTGGATGCCCAACACTCCCATCTCCCTGCAGCGTCGTCCGCCAACAACAAAGGGACCAAAAGAAGACATTATGATGCAGACTTTGCCTGACATCGGCACCACACTTAAGGGCATGTCCACCATGTGGCTGCTCACTAAGGACTCTTCTGACTTT GTCCTGCTTGGCCAGTACCCGGAGCAATATTTCACTGAGGGTTTTCCCCGCAAACAGATAAAGAGCTTCCAGCGAGATCTTCGCCTGTTGAGTGTTGTCATCAAAAACAGAAACGAAACTCTGAGTCTGCCGTACACGTACTTGGATCCAGCCAACTTTGAAAATAGTGTTGCCATTTAA
- the LOC118116190 gene encoding hydroperoxide isomerase ALOXE3-like — protein MVNYEVTVYTTNCALATTINNVYIKLVGSEGESNRSWLWGFKGSLALFKGDVAHFTVSCRKSLGTLFLIELDKQHFLVFPDSWYPSKVEVRSPEGDTYCFPVHRWITDREVHLFREGKAVIAFEETHPLAKDAREQELIGRKKDYCWEELKEGLPHCIKGKSPLSLPPEVRFSYTKDIEFVWTAATGEIELYVKGLEKRDEPWTDIDAFDRVFRCKMTETSEYVEEQWQEDEFFASQYLNGVNPIMIRCCKVLPENFPVTNDMVFLHGHGSLTEEIERGNIFLCDYKRLDGVTANTINGKKQYLMAPLVLLHKRQGKLMPIAIQLKQTPADDNPIFFPTDSAYDWMMAKMFVRSADFQEHELNVHLLRTHLLAEVFAVSLLRNVPMVHPLYKLLVPHTRYTLQINILARLALISEKGVFTEFAASGGEAMFTIMKRSLSSMTYKSLCIPDDVDERGVRDMPNYYYKDDGLRLWNVILTFVKGVLSYYYKTDDVVVKDSELQDWIRDIFEHGFLSQEQTGIPQKFSTVAELIKFVTMVIFTCSCQHSAVNSGQYDYGAWMPNTPISLQRPPPTTKGTKDHIMMQTLPDISTTVKGMSTLWLLSKESSDFVPLGQYPEQYFTEGFPRKLIKRFQRELLQLSVDIKNRNEPLSLPYTYLDPASFENSVAI, from the exons ATGGTGAATTACGAAGTAACAGTTTACACCACCAACTGTGCCTTAGCCACCACCATTAACAATGTCTACATTAAGCTGGTGGGCTCAGAAGGGGAGAGCAATCGCAGCTGGCTTTGGGGCTTCAAAGGGTCTCTGGCCCTCTTCAAAGGAGAC GTTGCACATTTCACTGTCAGCTGCCGCAAATCCCTTGGAACATTGTTCCTGATAGAGCTAGACAAGCAGCATTTCCTAGTCTTCCCAGACTCTTGGTACCCCTCTAAAGTGGAGGTGAGATCCCCTGAAGGAGACACATACTGCTTTCCTGTCCACCGCTGGATCACTGACCGTGAGGTGCACCTCTTCAGAGAGGGAAAAG CTGTGATAGCCTttgaagaaacccaccctctTGCCAAGGATGCCAGGGAGCAGGAGCTCATTGGTCGAAAGAAAGACTACTG CTGGGAAGAGTTGAAAGAAGGACTACCTCACTGCATTAAGGGGAAAagtcctctttctctccctcctgaggTTAGGTTCTCCTACACCAAGGATATAGAGTTTGTTTGGACTGCAGCAACTGG gGAGATTGAGCTGTACGTGAAAGGACTGGAAAAACGCGACGAGCCATGGACTGACATTGATGCGTTTGATCGGGTGTTCCGCTGCAAGATGACTGAAACATCAG AATATGTCGAGGAACAATGGCAGGAGGATGAATTCTTTGCCTCCCAGTATCTAAATGGTGTCAACCCCATAATGATCAGATGCTGCAAAGTACTGCCAGAAAACTTTCCAGTCACTAATGACATGGTCTTCCTCCATGGTCATGGTAGCTTGACGGAAGAAATAGAG AGAGGCAACATATTCCTTTGTGACTACAAGCGTTTGGATGGAGTGACTGCAAACACCATCAATGGGAAGAAGCAGTACTTGATGGCCCCCCTCGTCCTGCTCCACAAAAGACAGGGCAAGTTGATGCCAATTGCTATTCAG CTGAAGCAAACCCCCGCGGATGACAATCCAATCTTTTTTCCCACTGACTCTGCGTATGACTGGATGATGGCCAAGATGTTTGTGAGAAGTGCAGATTTCCAAGAACATGAACTCAACGTTCACCTGCTGCGCACTCACctgctggctgaagttttcgCAGTGTCACTTCTGCGCAATGTGCCCATGGTGCATCCACTGTACAAG CTCCTTGTACCTCACACTCGCTACACTCTGCAAATCAACATCTTGGCTCGACTTGCTCTAATTTCTGAGAAAGGAGTATTCACAGAG TTTGCAGCCTCTGGGGGAGAGGCCATGTTCACAATCATGAAGAGATCACTGTCCTCAATGACCTACAAGTCCCTCTGTATACCAGACGACGTTGATGAGCGTGGGGTTAGGGACATGCCAAACTACTACTACAAGGATGATGGACTCAGGCTTTGGAATGTCATCTTGAC GTTTGTGAAGGGAGTACTCAGCTACTACTACAAGACTGACGACGTGGTTGTGAAggactctgagctgcaggactGGATTCGGGACATTTTTGAACATGGATTCCTTTCTCAAGAACAAACAG GAATTCCACAGAAATTTTCCACTGTGGCTGAGCTGATCAAGTTTGTCACCATGGTGATCTTCACCTGCTCATGCCAGCACTCAGCTGTGAACAGTGGACAG TATGACTATGGTGCCTGGATGCCCAACACTCCCATCTCCCTGCAGCGTCCTCCGCCAACAACAAAGGGAACAAAAGACCACATTATGATGCAGACTTTGCCTGACATCAGCACCACAGTTAAGGGCATGTCCACCCTGTGGCTGCTCAGCAAGGAGTCTTCTGACTTT GTCCCGCTTGGCCAGTACCCGGAGCAATATTTCACTGAGGGTTTTCCCCGCAAGCTGATAAAGCGCTTCCAGCGAGAACTTCTCCAGTTGAGTGTTGACATCAAAAACAGAAACGAACCTCTGAGTCTGCCGTACACGTACTTGGATCCAGCCAGCTTTGAAAATAGTGTTGCCATTTAA